The Pseudophryne corroboree isolate aPseCor3 chromosome 2, aPseCor3.hap2, whole genome shotgun sequence genome has a segment encoding these proteins:
- the LOC135016110 gene encoding putative nuclease HARBI1 isoform X1, protein MSIHIAAEALPPQPTPALPPQPPAPQPQPAPHQPRQRRRARPPIFRTRVRLFGMPDDVVVRRYRLPPHLILDTLSIIESDLESEIRYPTAIPPLTQFLAVLHFLATGSFQHVVGDLVGMSQGQFSKVLRRVCQAFLKRVKQFIAMPLDVGALDVVKRQFAEGGSRFPHVIGVVDGTHVAIQPPKHNEEIFRNRKLFHSLNVMVVCGPSLQILSLNAKFTGSSHDAYVIRQSGIWQRLRSSQRPDMWLLGDRGYPCTPWLMTPYRNPRPGPQMAFNSALTATRQLVERTIGVLKGRFRVLHRTGGDIMYSPEMASKIVVLCAILHNIAVRSSVEFPQAEELPDEEPGVVPRFGGGSVTRRGSQVRARIVAEYFRYSVYIFYICPNNTTQYASVL, encoded by the exons atgtcaatacatattgcggcagaagccctacctccccaacccacgccagcactcccaccccaaccgccagccccacaaccacagccggctcctcatcaaccaaggcaacggaggcgtgctaggccaccaattttcagaacccgtgtcagactttttgggatgccagatgatgtggtggtgcgtagataccggctgccaccacatctaatcctagacactctctccataatagagagtgatctggagtctgaaattcggtatcctacagcaataccaccattgacacaattccttgcagtgttacattttttggccacaggatcattccagcatgtggttggagacctggttggcatgtcgcagggccagttcagtaaggtcctgcgacgtgtctgccaggctttcctcaagcgtgttaagcaatttattgctatgcctttggatgttggtgccctagatgtggtgaagcggcaatttgcggaaggtggtagtcgcttcccacatgttattggggttgtggatggcacacatgtagctattcagccaccaaaacataatgaagaaatttttagaaacaggaaactgtttcattctctgaatgtaatggttgtttgtgggccatccctccagatcctttccctgaacgcaaagtttactggaagttcccatgatgcgtatgtcattagacaatcagggatatggcagagattaagatcaagtcaacgaccagacatgtggttattgg gagaccgtggatatccttgcaccccctggctcatgactccttaccgtaatcccaggccaggaccacagatggcatttaactccgcgcttactgccactaggcagctggtggagcgcacaattggtgtcctgaaagggcggtttcgtgttctccaccgcactggtggcgacatcatgtattcgccggagatggcaagtaaaatagtggtcctgtgcgcaatactccataatatcgcggtaaggagtagtgtagagtttcctcaggcagaggaattgcctgatgaggagccaggggttgtgccacgcttcggtggggggagtgtgacacggagggggagccaagtgagggcaagaattgtagcagaatatttcaggtatagtgtttatatattttatatttgcccaaataatacaacacagtatgcttCTGTTTTATAA
- the LOC135016110 gene encoding putative nuclease HARBI1 isoform X2: MSIHIAAEALPPQPTPALPPQPPAPQPQPAPHQPRQRRRARPPIFRTRVRLFGMPDDVVVRRYRLPPHLILDTLSIIESDLESEIRYPTAIPPLTQFLAVLHFLATGSFQHVVGDLVGMSQGQFSKVLRRVCQAFLKRVKQFIAMPLDVGALDVVKRQFAEGGSRFPHVIGVVDGTHVAIQPPKHNEEIFRNRKLFHSLNVMVVCGPSLQILSLNAKFTGSSHDAYVIRQSGIWQRLRSSQRPDMWLLGDRGYPCTPWLMTPYRNPRPGPQMAFNSALTATRQLVERTIGVLKGRFRVLHRTGGDIMYSPEMASKIVVLCAILHNIAVRSSVEFPQAEELPDEEPGVVPRFGGGSVTRRGSQVRARIVAEYFS, translated from the exons atgtcaatacatattgcggcagaagccctacctccccaacccacgccagcactcccaccccaaccgccagccccacaaccacagccggctcctcatcaaccaaggcaacggaggcgtgctaggccaccaattttcagaacccgtgtcagactttttgggatgccagatgatgtggtggtgcgtagataccggctgccaccacatctaatcctagacactctctccataatagagagtgatctggagtctgaaattcggtatcctacagcaataccaccattgacacaattccttgcagtgttacattttttggccacaggatcattccagcatgtggttggagacctggttggcatgtcgcagggccagttcagtaaggtcctgcgacgtgtctgccaggctttcctcaagcgtgttaagcaatttattgctatgcctttggatgttggtgccctagatgtggtgaagcggcaatttgcggaaggtggtagtcgcttcccacatgttattggggttgtggatggcacacatgtagctattcagccaccaaaacataatgaagaaatttttagaaacaggaaactgtttcattctctgaatgtaatggttgtttgtgggccatccctccagatcctttccctgaacgcaaagtttactggaagttcccatgatgcgtatgtcattagacaatcagggatatggcagagattaagatcaagtcaacgaccagacatgtggttattgg gagaccgtggatatccttgcaccccctggctcatgactccttaccgtaatcccaggccaggaccacagatggcatttaactccgcgcttactgccactaggcagctggtggagcgcacaattggtgtcctgaaagggcggtttcgtgttctccaccgcactggtggcgacatcatgtattcgccggagatggcaagtaaaatagtggtcctgtgcgcaatactccataatatcgcggtaaggagtagtgtagagtttcctcaggcagaggaattgcctgatgaggagccaggggttgtgccacgcttcggtggggggagtgtgacacggagggggagccaagtgagggcaagaattgtagcagaatatttcag